The following nucleotide sequence is from Cicer arietinum cultivar CDC Frontier isolate Library 1 chromosome 2, Cicar.CDCFrontier_v2.0, whole genome shotgun sequence.
GTCTCTTATTTGTATCCATACATAAAATTGCAAAGACATGTAATTTCTTGAAGAATACATTATGATACTTGGAATAACGTCAAGCTAATTTctcaaataacaaatattttagtgTAATTAACACTGACCTCAAGAATAATCAGTGTAATTACCACTAATTACATGAAAGGCTTCTAACTTTCAGGCTAAATGTGTACTAGATATAACTGTATTAAAAGAAATTGCAATCATGTCAAaagaaatttttgtaatcatatcaaaataaaatttgatcaaaAGAAAGTAActttttccaaaaaatataagCAAATCCACAAATGCACTGGTATTCATCAGGTTCAACAATGTGTGACATCAAGAGCTGCTcctaatttttattcatttgaatttgaatttggtttgATGAAATTCCTAAGGACGTCTCGGTAGAAATCGGCAACATTCCATCGTATTGGAGCATTTTCCAACCCGTTCTCGTCAACTTCGTTTTGTCCAGTAATCTTCTTGTATAATCGCACCCATTTGTATGAGGCTCGCTTCAATCGAACACTCTGAGTTCCACCAAGCAGATAAGTGATGAAATCCCTAGCTAGTTTTGTAAGTTCGACGCCATTGATGACGTAAATATACTGCAAAAGATGTAGAATACAATGTTATTATATGAGACATGGCACATACAACACGAGGAGTGCTAGAAACACTCTTTTTTCAACACTTCTCTAATATTCACTCTCTCATTTGGTGAAATCAACGAAGATCTCACATTTTGAAAATGTATCTCACATTTTGAAAATGTATCTCACATAAAATGGTGGGACCCACATAGATTTTATTCAATGTGAGTGAATGTTACGAGTGTTCCAAGCACTCCTCCATATAACATCATCaaccttttaattatttatagtgAGAGAATTTACCACAAATATGAAGCCAATTGTTGCGAAAATTATTTGAAGGGTCTCATCTGACATTCCAGAAAAACCTCCGTCCTGTGATCCACCAGAGCCCCCGCCACCGCCTTGCCCACCTGGTGGGTTGGACCCACTTCCCCCATTGTATTCtcctttttgaattttttcttgtaaattttTCATCGCTTCTTCAAGAGATTTCCGTTGGGAATCCTAATTATCAATGTTCAtaaaacgaagaaaaaaaacCGTCACTATTATAATCACatttttgtgaagaaaaaatTGTCCTTGTATATAAACTCACTTTCAAATTACtagatgtatttattattttgtttcaaaCATCTTACTAAGACTACCAATTTATCTTAGAAGATGAAGAGTCAGTTAGACACATTCAAATACAAATGTTATTTTAGGAACATCTACACATAAAATAGACACATTAAATTCACTATctacttttcttaatatatgtgaaCAAAATCAGTACTTATAAAAAGGGATAGAGTGAGTATTTAACAACATCAAAGGACATGTTTGGATTTGTGGTATAGAGTGGAATAGATTTACATaaaataacattcatttttaaaaatttaactagaTTACTCCACTTTCTATTTCACTCTATACCACCAATCTAAACACACCCTAAGCTATTCTACACAAAGCAGCACAAATTTGTCTAAAAGCCAACCAATAGCTTAAAGGAAGAAATCGTAACATATCTAATGGAAAATTAAGCATCTATGATATAAGAACTGAGAAAAGGTAAAATGCATAGTATAACTTAAAAAGAAGTGTATTATACCTCACTATTGTCCATCATTCCTTTTCCACCAGCTAAACAAACATGGAGAGGTTTTCGAGATTTTAAAACAGACACACATTGTAAGCCAGATGAAGGTTTTGCAATTGGGATCAGAAAGGTCCTAGAGAGAGGGTTGGCATTCATTGACAATCCAAGTGGTGTAGAAAGAAAATGCCGTGGCTGATATTTTCTTCTCTCATAAATCCTAGGATTGCTTGCAACAACTTGGATGGTGTTCATCTTTATTGAATAAACCGAGCACGACAAACTTCACTCCTGCACATCATCAAAGCATGCTTTAATTCAACATAATTTAAGCtgaaatataaattgaaagTGGTGGGAACATTGTAAAATAAATCTATCTCGAATTACGATCTCGTGTATCAATCGAAGTAACTGAGCTGgtcaattaaaatataagatGTATCACAGAATTAACCACAACAATATCCGTATTGAAACCTATGGCTATTGTATGGATGGGATTTCAAAATTGGTCCTGATTTCCGCCTCGAAACCGATTTGGCTTTAGTTACAAGTTTTAGAACCAGTTTCAAACTTCATTATGTAAAATGGACATATTCAAGGTTGTCAAAATTGAGATCCTAGGTCATATCGAATCGTAGATCGTAAGAGTCAACctactattaaaaataaaactaataaaatcaTATACATGACATTTATATATAGAAATAGAACACCACAAAAACATCAATATTCAATAATTCACACTTGAACCTAACCCACCACCAACCTCAGTCATTAGGAACAATCTGTgctatataaatataaatataaatacattgacttgggaaaaataaaaaacacgcTGCTCTTTGTCTCTgtatgctattttttttttgttcatctAATAGAATTAAAAACGTGGTGATTGGATCTCTCTGTCAGTGTGACTGTGTATAGTGAGTATACTCTCAATCTTCAAAGTTTTAAGAAACCAAACTGTGTGTAGTGTCTATGTTAGGAACCCAAAATTGTAAGATATAGTAATCTGGAATTTATGATTGAAAACTAAGAAAAAGATTACAAGAGTTTCCTCCTATAATCCCCAAAGCAAAGCTCCTTCAGAGAATAAATACCCTCTGCCCCAATATAAAACTGTAAAACAGAATGACAACTAAGATGATATCCTCCCCATGACACTACcccctttatatatatatatattctcctAACACTAATTAACTTGCCAACCCAGCACTCTTTTCTTTCATTTGGGCTTTTCTCTTCTTAGGTTCTATCAGTCTACAGACTAGTAGAAGGAGAACGATACGGGTGCTCAGAATCTGACCCAAACTGTGCAACAACAATTAAGAGTAGAGAGTAGGACTGAACTGAAATGTTAGTTTTACAGTATATTTGGAGGGAGGGGAAGACTAAAAAATGTTTCCATTTCCTTCTTAATCAATGTTAGTGTCATATTGACTGATTTTAGAGTGATGGATCAAACTGAACTTTGAAAATAAGTTAAGAGATCAAAAAGGTATTTAAGCCAAAAGCCATTCCCTCTTTCCATTTCCTCATACCTTTTTCTCAAAATCCTCCCCTCCCCTCATAAACTCCAAACATAGTCTTAGGGTTAACTAccgaaagagaaagagagacgTGTTGCTGGAAAAAGAAGAAGCAAGGAAATTTAAATAGAATTTAAAGAATTTAGAAGTAgctaatataatttaatttcattcaaTTCAATCACAACACAAGCACACAAAATTGTGAAATTTCAATCCCAAGTATCACTCTCCTATCCTATAACAAACAAATTAGGGCAGAGAAATGGTGACATAAACAAGAAACCCAAAGCAAACTCAtaacctaaaaaaaaaaactatacattacatacataaaatgaaataagaattGAAACAAATAATAATCTCAGAATTAAGAAGGTAAAGCATAAGTACTTACGAATTGGAAAGCGTGATTGGGATTGAAAATGGAATGATGAAAATAAAGAGAaggtgaagaagaagaagataagaGAAATGAAACTGCCACACCGCCGACAATGAGTGGTTCCGATAAGGCGGTAACCGATGTGTTGCGTAGCGGAGGGAAGCAATTGGGTAACCGTTGTCACCTATGCTACGAAACTTATTATGTATATATCAAAAATATTCATcgcatattaattattttcccttatttatatgaaattgattttttattttaaaagtttaatttttttaaataaaacatgaCTTGCTTTAAATAAGgatttatatgaaaatataaaacaattagcatctataaaattaaattaaatactgtaaaaatttaatttacaatttcaaaaaaaaattatatttgtaatttgattaattatatataaataaatattttatttagatgattctatattattaaattgtatctcacattatttaaaatatgtaaaatcgttatttttataatttaaaaatatgagatagaacaaaattgtaaacttttaatattaaaaaatacattatttattttaacttaaattttaattatatgtattttgaGTTTCGTCAAAACATTAAAAATCAAACTAATGAATAGATtcgaaaaagaaattgaaattaattattattattttttttttttttctgactgAATAAATTCAATctttattaatttgaatgattttaattcatttaaaattaaatactaatatctgaataaaattattatactatattttttttatcttaaataacttttaaatcaTTTACATATTATTAGAAACCTAGATACTATTATTCACCCACCTCTCCTAATCCTTCTGTTCCAATATTTGGCCATGCTATCTATGAGTTGCTCCGATATCATTAAGCATCCCCAAATGTACATTCAGGTAGCTATGCTGAAATTGGACCGCTGGGACCTATGGATGATGATGAACACATTCAAATAGATGATCTAGGTTGCCACTTTTCGATTTGTTTCCATTTAATATCTCATTATAAACTATGCATATAAACTTAGGAGTAGATtacttacaaaaaaaatctattttgtttattatattataaaattttatcaaataatgtataataaacttttaataaatataaggaAATATTTATGGTTATATTAGATACCTATAAATTTcaaatgtatataaaatttagtaaacttaattattaatatattaggttAATAATCGGCGATTGGATTAGTCAAATACATTGtttatattaagttattaaaCAAAGGaaatcatcacaaatttattattactcTTAACGGATCTTCACccataataaaataatcaattttatttgtaataaaataatgaataaaatttgAGTACATAAAATACTAATATCAGATAAGTATTTtaccattttaaaaatacacaTAATTCATATGATGTCATTATTAGGATTTAATTGATATGCATTGACaatgtaaatataaatatattttacactaTTATAAGTGTaagatcataaaaaatatttaactttaattatttcaaCTTTAAAAGCCATATAAATGATTTcgtaaaaaataatcatatatataaatggaAGTTTGTGATTGGTTGATacagtaaatatttttatacggtgtatcaaaattaatatgttgttattaacattaattatttttaagtttaattatcatgcacgataaatataaaaaaaattatgtgaccCTGAGTTAATCAGAACTATTTATAAACATGACATAGATAAATGATCTAACAAGAGTGATTGACCGACAATCTAAAAACTCTTATTGCTGACaatgtatatgaattaaatttattactctctccaaaatgaaatataaacaaaaatgatatcataaaAGTTGAAGTATTTAGTTAAAACTTAATAtcatataattcaatttttcatatactctttttgtatatatttcattctaaaatagtattttttaagTAGAAGTTTAATTGATGTGACCATCTACGGTCTTacatttatgtaattattttaggaTGATCGATATAATTATATGgtaaaatgacaaaattaattacttttgttAATTGTCTTGGTAAAAGTAGGTTATACTTTTAATACACAGTCATTTAACTCTTTTCACTATACCAAACAAGCATAAATCTTTTATGTTTCTcttaaaaatctctaaattattgaatattaattttttttttttggtaaaatatATAAGAATATGAAAATTAGTGACAATAATTACTAAGagttaaaaattcatttttttataaaatattatttgtaaaaaatgattttataaatgattttttgttaATTCTTTAAATAGTTACTTTTCAAAAATGAAGTTAGAGGTAGAgttgttgttaaaaaaaaattgggttaTGTGAGATATGAATAATGAAGGGAAATAGATTGAGTTGGGTGAAGGAAAATATAGATTGTTGGCTTGATGAATATGATGAAACTCACTTTCTGAATTTGTGATTGATGGTGATGAATACTATGAAGtccaaacaaaaaattttatAGGGGCTAAAACtgattattgttatatttacatagataattttttttttgtcaattcaTATTTTTGTAACGTCAACTTGATgttaagaacaaaaaataaagttttctgAAATTGTAGAGAtgaaatctaaataaaaaattttatagagactaaaactgaaaactattatattttacaagaactaaaactgaaaattgttatattataacAAATGGACCTTAGTTTTACTCTACAAGATTATAAGCAAATTGCAACTATGCGCTTACGTGATAACATaaataactataataaaaattcaatactttttaattatctaacaattatttataattgattgagATTGTAAAAGAAATTTTCACTTACTATTGTATCTAAACTAAATCTACAATTGTCTTTGATTGGTAATTGTGTGAGGtggtgtttttaaaataatattttaaaattggtgGTATAATCAAACTAACTACCAATAAAAACATTCGGTGTTAAAAACTCAAATGGTTGTTTCGttgtatcaaataaaaaaattcaaattgataTATGTCAGACATATATTTACTTATCACTATaaagttttttaaccaattaaataatagtactcaaatgattaattaattttaattgatggCGGGTTATTCAAGAGGAATTGagattgaattttaattaaaataattttttgttaaatttcaaattaatatatctCATTCTTTAAAGATTTGAttggttaaaataaaaaaacataaattgtttttacaatgaaatataattgctgaattattacaaatattttactttaatcatgtatattttagaaatatacaATAGATAGATTATGATGAATTAATAGTCTAAAATGtttaaaagtaataatacatccaaattaatctcataaaattgatttaattaatatatcatatcataGAAAAAGTTTTTACATCATTAATCAATCATAACTATACGTTATAACCAAATTCTATGACCTATGATTCTAGTACTAGACAAAATTCACGCGAACACGTCCCATATACTCGATCAAGATTTAAAAAACATatgcaaataaataataatatattaatttaaacaattaaacataagtTTGTTTACAATTTCGGTCAATCTCATTTTTAAGTCAAAAAAATAACCactatatcataaaaaaaaatatttgactttaataattattatttttaaagccgtaagtattaatattaattaaaaaaataaaaaccaatgaATCatgttattatctttttttttcttcttcatatacctgttatttttcttttatcttctttCCGCTCTATTTCTTTCATAAACCAAACACACCACTGGTCACAAAGTTTTTCCTTAATACTTAATTTTCTTCTTCCACCTTCTCACTGTCACAATCTCTTCACAAAAATGGGGAAAAACACAAAGAAAAACACAACAACCTACGAAGATGTAAACGACAACACTTGGTTTTGGTTAATTCAAAAaggaacaacaacaacaacattcaCAACAATCACATTATTTGCATTACTGATCCGTTTCATGGTTTCATTGTACCCTTATTCAGGATCCGGAAACCCACCAAAATTCGGAGATTTCGAAGCACAAAGACATTGGATGGAGATAACAATAAATGTTCCAATTCGTGAATGGTATAGAAATGGAACGGATAATGATTTGAGTTATTGGGGTCTTGATTATCCTCCTCTTACTGCTTACCAGAGTTTTCTTCATGGAATTTTTCTCAGATTCTTTTGTCCTCATTGTGTTTCTCTTTTTGATTCTAGAGGTCATGAATCCTATCTTGGGTAAGCAAGCTTTTCTATTTAACCccttttttgattaatttattgtttattagATTTAGTGagaattataatttaatcaagTGGTAAGGTGTAAGGGGTTAATTTACTTTGGTTAAAGTTGATTCGTTTGGTTAGTACCTGAATTTGAACTCTGATTGAAATAATCCTTAGTGAGAATTACAATTAAACAAGTGGTTAGAAGTAAGTTGTTAACTCAATTAAGTTTTCTTATAAAACCCGAATAAGTATAGTACCCGAGTTTGATCTCTGGTTGAAACAATTCTCAGTGAgatttaagaatttaatttgCTGGTTAGGCATAAGTGGTTAATACGTTTTAGTTAAGATTGAAGTATTTGTGTAGTACTTGAGTTTGATACCTGACTGAAACAATCCTTATTGGGAATTTGAATTTAATCATGTGATTAGAAGTGGTTAATTTATTTTGCTTAAGGTCGTAGTTGAGAAAGTCAGTTTGAGTGGTTTGGACATGTGGAGATGAGACTTGCAGATTCTGTAGTTAGTAGTGTAGATCAAACGAAGGGTAGTCAAATTGCTAAAGGCAGAGGAAGACCTCGAAAAACTATTAGGAAAGACCTATAGATTAATGAGTTGGAAAGAAATGTGCTATATGATAGAATATTATGGTATTGTTTGATCCATGTAGCCGATTCTATTCAGTGAGATAAAGCTTGGTTGTTGTTGCTTGTGTAAGGTCGAATTGTTCAGTTAGTACATGGGTCTGAACTTTGACTGAAATAATCTTTAGTGAGAATCATAATTTGACCAAGTGGTTAGAAGTAAGTGGTTAAGTCAATTTAGTTAAGATGGAATCATCGGCATTAGTTTCCGAGTTTAATCTTTGGTTGAAACAATTCTTAATGAGAATTAGAACTTGATCAGGTGGTTAGGTGTACGTGACTAATACGTTTTAGTTAAGATTGAAGTATTTGTGTAGTACCAAGTTTGATAGATGACTGAAACAACCCTTATTGAgaattagaattttatcaagtgGTTAAAAGTGGTTAATTTGCTTTAGTTAAGATCTAATAATTCGTATAGTAGTTGAGTTTATTCTTAGACTGGAACAATCGTCAGTGAGAATTAGAATTTAATCAAGTGGTTTGACATAAGTGATTGATTGATTCAGTTAAGATTAAATCATTGAGTTAGTACCTGAGTTGAGCTCTGTTTGAAACAATCTTTAGTGAGAATTAGAATTTAACAAAGTGGTTAATCCAATTTAGTTAAGATCAAATCATTCAAATATTACCCGAGTTTGATCTCTCGCTGGAATAATCTTTAATCAAACTTTACTTACTTTCTCCATTATTACCAGACCCCTTTCCCTTGAAACCGAATGGTTAAGacaaataatagttttttatcttttgttgttgttgtctttaATGAGAATCCTACCAGCATTTCTATGAAATTAATCAATAGGGTCAGTTGGGTGCTCATTTTTCAGTGCAATCAATGAATTTAACTCTTCTAAGTGAACAAATCACTAAAGATGATGTAGTAAGTAATTTGAGCTGTTGATAAGTTGATTCacatttgatattaattttctCATCGATTAAGATGTCTAATTTTACCCTCTACAGCCCGACTCACTTTAGAGCTAAATTTTCACTGATTTATGCGtcttcttctttattattgTTTTCAACTGTTTGAAGGAACTTTAAATAGTATAgttattttctttgaaaattaaatgttaaaaagtATGATTATTTTCTGACTTGGGCTGTTTAGTTTTTGAGTTATTCAAACTGGTTCATGTTAGTTTCTCTATTCAACTAGTAAAAAAAAAGCTGTTTTGTTAATGTTTTTGATGTTGTTCATGTTAGTCCCTGCAAGAGGAAGCAGAAGGAGTAATGTGAAACTACTGAGTATCTTAAGACTTATTGTactgaaaattaaattataccAATTAGCATCATCTTTTTTAacatgttctttattttttatttattgtttaaaagtGAGCACTCCCTTTGAATAGAATGCTACAAGACAAtaactttttagaaaataaattattgatacAAAGTGGTAAAATTGTGCGTTAAATAGTGTGTTTCAATCATTTATTCATCTTTGAAGCAATGAGTAAATTATGCGTATGTTACACTTTTAGAGGTCAAAATGATAGTTTATATCCATTTAGGATCCTATATATTGCTACAATTTCTTCACTTTTGATTTTGTTACTAAGTAGTTACTGATGTTACTgctatttttgttattatttttttaaaaatatgaccTACTTCTGCAGAAAACAACTGATGAGGTGGACAGTGATATCATCCGATGTCCTGATATTCTTTCCGGCTGTTTTGTACTTCCTTATTGTTCATTATAAACAACCTTCACCGAGCCGTAAAAGTGATTTGGCGTGGCACACTACAATGCTTTTGCTAAACCCGTGTTTGATCTTAATCGATCACGGTCACTTTCAGGTAATTCCTAAGAAAGTTCATGTCATATGTTGTTTAATTCTTGtctctttacttttttttttcagttttacGTTTGGTAGCACCTTGATTTTCAATGTTGCATTTTGTTGTATTTCAGTTCAACTGTATCAGCTTGGGCTTTACTGTTGCAGCTGTTGCTGCTATCCTCTCAGGGAAAGATCTCGTTGGCTCTGTTCTGTATTGTCTAGCTCTAAATCATAAACAGGTTAATCTCCGCCATCGTTGTATTTGTCTattgttcatttattttaattcttcaaGCCATTATACATTGTATATGTAATCATATATGTACTGGAGATGgaatattattcaatttttttgttatgtgtAGTTAAGTTTAATCTTCGACGAAACAATCGTTAGtgaaaattagaatttaatcaAGTGGTTAGGCATACGTGGTTAATTCAATTAAGTAAAGATCGAATAATTCGATTAGTACCTGAATTTGATCTATGGGAAAGACTTTATGACATTGATTGATTTGTATAACTGACCCCACGTAATGCGAAGGGCTATGTTGTGTCCCAAAATGTATGATAATATAATTCTGAGCATATACActtgtttgaaatcaaataaaagttttagACACTTCACCAGATCAATTTGATGACTTCGCGGCATTTGTTATTGACTTTGCTATTGTCTTACATGTATTGCAACAAGTAAATGACAGTAAATTTTTTGGTTGTTTATGCAAATGTGATCTTTAACTGATAGAGCCACATAGTTGCCAGGAAAAAATGCTGTATTCGGTAGCTGGTGTCAGTTGATAAGCTAAGGATGTCATGAACTGTATCCGAAGTTTAAATGACACATCCTCTCATTTTTCCCCTTTACTTTCCTTCAAGGTATGATAACTGTTTTATGTGTTCTTTTCCAGATGAGTGCATATTTTGCGCCTGCTTTTTTCAGCCATCTACTTGGAAAATGCTTGAGACGTCAACATCCACTCCTTGAGGTGTCAAAACTAGGATTGGTGGTCTTAGGAACCTTTGTAGCAGTGTGGTGGCCTTATCTGTATTCAACGAATTCCGCCTTAGAGGTAACAATGTTATATTTTGGCCATTAGAAGTGCATATATGTTCTTAGGTTCTGGTGTATTATTCTTACATAGAAGTCGTGAATATTACTTTTTCCATCATCCTTCCAAAAAATGAGTACTGCAGTTTGTCTTGTTAAACTGTTGGAGTTGGACACAAGTCGTTGGATGAGTAACTTAAGAGCCTGAAACATATCTATAATGCATGTCTCTGTGTTCGACATACATTGGGGTCCACCACCCGTACGACTCGTGTCAAACAAAGACATGTatccctaatttttttcttcttctttacttCGACACACTTTAGACACTTCTTAGACACACCTATGGTACTAATatatacatcaaataaaaatgcttttgaaagaaatatattagtattttaaataGACGGTTGAAACATTCTTGCATATGCACATCTTTTCACATACACATATCTTCATCTTTTGCAATATTCATTAATGATTATCAATGATGGGATTCAAGACCTTGAATTTGATCACATCATCTTTAGTTTTTTGATGTGTCTACGGAACTTATATTGATGGGGAAAAGTTTAAGTTTCATAGAAACATCAAACAGCTATGGAACTTACCTTTTTTGCTTCATTGTGGGTTCATGGCTATGCTTTTTTAAGTGCTTTCTTTCTTAGTTATTTGTAGCTCTTTTAGAGCttctttgagtttttattttatatcctTTTTCAGTGTTTTTAGTAGGATTACTGATCCTCCCACTcactatataataaaaattttgatttcatttcaaCAAAGTATTCATATTAGCCAAAGAATTTCGATATTATTTCTAATGTGAGGTATActtgttaatttgtttttgagTTACCTTTCTTCCAAAGGTAGAACTCTCATGTTGAATAATTTGTAGAAGTTCTGCCTATGTAGGCTACTgtctaattaaatattttcttaaaaaaaataaaaaattaatcatagtttagtttgatattattattaatagatgataatattttttttcaaattaaaagttTGCTACTAAATTTACGAATCTTGAGAACAGTTGTTTGAGATGAAAGCAATAGGTCTAATCACGTGTTTGGTTTAGGGTGGACAACCACCACCTTGAGTTTAGAACTCTTCCACCGTAATTTTTAGAAGATCTAATGTGTAGCTTCTGACTCATCGTAATTTTCCACCGTAAATTTGGTGTTTTTGAAACACACACTAAGCATAGCAGAGGGATATAGACATAGATATAAAAGTAATATAAGTTCGTTCAACCCAAGTTGTTCATTTTTGAAGCACTGACAATGACAAGTACACATTGATATTTAGACGAATAgaagtgattgaatgtaacCATATGT
It contains:
- the LOC101508978 gene encoding uncharacterized protein — encoded protein: MNTIQVVASNPRIYERRKYQPRHFLSTPLGLSMNANPLSRTFLIPIAKPSSGLQCVSVLKSRKPLHVCLAGGKGMMDNSEDSQRKSLEEAMKNLQEKIQKGEYNGGSGSNPPGGQGGGGGSGGSQDGGFSGMSDETLQIIFATIGFIFVYIYVINGVELTKLARDFITYLLGGTQSVRLKRASYKWVRLYKKITGQNEVDENGLENAPIRWNVADFYRDVLRNFIKPNSNSNE
- the LOC101508658 gene encoding probable dolichyl pyrophosphate Man9GlcNAc2 alpha-1,3-glucosyltransferase — encoded protein: MGKNTKKNTTTYEDVNDNTWFWLIQKGTTTTTFTTITLFALLIRFMVSLYPYSGSGNPPKFGDFEAQRHWMEITINVPIREWYRNGTDNDLSYWGLDYPPLTAYQSFLHGIFLRFFCPHCVSLFDSRGHESYLGKQLMRWTVISSDVLIFFPAVLYFLIVHYKQPSPSRKSDLAWHTTMLLLNPCLILIDHGHFQFNCISLGFTVAAVAAILSGKDLVGSVLYCLALNHKQMSAYFAPAFFSHLLGKCLRRQHPLLEVSKLGLVVLGTFVAVWWPYLYSTNSALEVLSRLAPFERGIFEDYVANFWCATSILIKWKRLFATGPLKLLSFSATIISCFPSMVQQIKSPSNQGFLYGLLNSSLSFYLFSFQVHEKSILLPLLPATLLAMEEPFIFRWFMQFAMLSMFPLMVRDGLIIPYFALFALFFLVLNAPGQQKVRDNNFLSNYLGSTSMHLILCCSLILHIVYLTMQPPKKYPFLFEAMIMNLCFSQFVIVTLGYNIKQWMLNKPEKLEEIEKKLI